The proteins below come from a single Oryzomicrobium terrae genomic window:
- the hrpA gene encoding ATP-dependent RNA helicase HrpA has translation MKVTNPRAGTRPAPGAGAPATAFADCLAADRPKLRALSREMKQNGPRAAKARADFDALLERSKSIVAARRKRLPTPTFDEALPVNARRDEIAKLIRDHQVVIVCGETGSGKTTQLPKICIEQGRGVFGLIGHTQPRRLAARSVASRLAQELNTQVGMGVGVKIRFHDRSVPESVVKLMTDGILLAETQGDPYLNAYDTIIIDEAHERSLNIDFLLGYLKQILAKRPDLKVIVTSATIDAERFAAHFATDGKPAPVIEVSGRLYPVEIRYRPIQSADVAPATTGAPRNDREKAQQARDEERDLYDAIVDGVDELCRVGPGDVLVFLPGEREIRDAAEALRKHHFAGPQPEILPLFSRLSAQEQDRVFKTGGPRRVVLATNVAETSLTVPGIRYVVDTGLARVKRYSYRNKVEQLQVEKIAQASANQRSGRCGRVAAGVCIRLYDEADFKARPAFPDPEILRSSLAGVILRMKGLKLSDVEDFPFLSPPPAKAINDGYALLQELGALDDDKRLTGIGHGLAKLPLDPRIARMIVAGRDNGCLRELLVIAAALSVQDPRDRPQDKLQAADERHRRIMFKTGDDKQESSEFLAWLSLWQWYQEQAKHLSHRKLAQACQDHFLSPLRMREWREVHSQLHALVGEAGWKENDIPGAYAAIHKALLSGLLGNIGCKAEDAEKGGHYLGARGIKFLIHPGSALQKKAGRWIMAAELTETTKLYARCVAKIEPEWLEEVGAHLIRRSQFEPHWEKKPMQVVAFERATLYGVVVNPRKRIHYGPLDPKAAREIFIRDGLVAGEIDEAYVRRWPFYQHNRKLIAEIETLEHKQRRQDVLVDDELIFAFYDHLIPAGIYNGAGFDAWRKEAEAADPKVLFLKKDDLMRHEAAGVTTDAFPPTVKIGGIEYKLAYHFEPGNPRDGVTLTLPLAQLNAISATRGEWLVPGLLKDKVVQLVKTLPQKIRAKLVPVPDFADEFVAACGADEKKLNFGLLPALIDFIHATRGLNARGWVVTPDAFRPDTLPPHLAMNYKLVDEHGRQLAMSRSLTELRAEWGREAKQEFSNLHEAPSEYTGLTDWTFGELPELLEVRAGGQTVVGYPGLKDEGETVSLAVFDSPEEAATVHRQGLRRLFQLQFKEQVKYFEKNIPGLTQMAMQYMALGSQEELRDQIIAVTFERACLPAGDPLPASEAEFRARCAEAKSRLGLLLQEVARLAGQVLSEWQTLAKKLPGFKAFPAVVADIEAQVKRLMGKRFVADTPFERLQHFPRYLKAAQLRLDKLKADPARDARNLADYAPLWTNYERRALQLAKQGVADPQLVQFRWLLEELRVNLFAQELRTPVPVSVKRLQKQWEGIQYG, from the coding sequence ATGAAGGTTACCAATCCCCGCGCCGGCACCCGCCCGGCGCCGGGCGCTGGCGCGCCCGCCACTGCATTTGCCGACTGCCTGGCTGCCGACCGGCCCAAGCTGCGCGCCCTGTCGCGCGAGATGAAGCAGAACGGCCCCCGGGCGGCCAAGGCCCGGGCCGATTTCGACGCCCTGCTGGAGCGCTCCAAGTCTATCGTCGCCGCCCGGCGCAAGCGCCTGCCCACGCCCACCTTCGACGAGGCCCTGCCGGTCAATGCCCGGCGCGACGAGATCGCCAAGTTGATCCGCGACCACCAGGTGGTGATCGTCTGCGGCGAGACCGGTTCGGGTAAGACCACCCAGCTGCCCAAGATCTGCATCGAGCAGGGCCGTGGCGTGTTCGGCCTGATTGGCCACACCCAGCCGCGCCGCCTGGCGGCCCGCTCGGTGGCCTCGCGCCTGGCCCAGGAACTGAACACCCAGGTGGGCATGGGGGTGGGGGTGAAGATCCGCTTCCACGACCGCTCGGTGCCCGAGTCGGTGGTCAAGTTGATGACCGACGGCATCCTGCTGGCCGAGACCCAGGGCGACCCCTACCTCAACGCCTACGACACGATCATCATCGACGAGGCTCACGAGCGCAGCCTGAACATCGACTTCCTGCTTGGCTACCTGAAGCAGATCCTGGCCAAGCGGCCGGACCTGAAGGTGATCGTCACCTCGGCCACCATCGACGCCGAGCGCTTCGCCGCGCACTTCGCCACGGACGGCAAGCCGGCGCCGGTGATCGAGGTGTCCGGCCGCCTCTACCCGGTGGAAATCCGCTACCGGCCGATCCAATCCGCCGATGTGGCACCCGCTACCACCGGCGCGCCCCGCAACGACCGGGAAAAAGCCCAGCAGGCCCGGGACGAGGAGCGCGACCTGTACGACGCCATCGTCGATGGCGTGGACGAGCTGTGCCGGGTCGGCCCCGGTGACGTGCTGGTCTTTTTGCCCGGCGAGCGGGAAATCCGCGACGCCGCCGAAGCTCTGCGCAAGCACCACTTCGCCGGGCCGCAACCGGAAATCCTGCCGCTGTTCTCGCGCCTCTCGGCCCAGGAGCAGGACCGGGTGTTCAAGACCGGCGGGCCGCGCCGCGTCGTGCTCGCCACCAACGTGGCGGAAACGTCGCTCACCGTGCCGGGCATCCGCTACGTGGTGGATACGGGTCTGGCCCGGGTCAAGCGCTACTCCTACCGCAACAAGGTGGAGCAGTTGCAGGTGGAAAAGATCGCCCAGGCCTCGGCCAACCAGCGTTCCGGCCGTTGCGGCCGGGTGGCGGCGGGGGTGTGCATCCGCCTCTACGACGAGGCCGACTTCAAGGCCCGCCCGGCCTTCCCCGACCCGGAAATCCTGCGCTCGTCCCTGGCCGGGGTGATCCTGCGCATGAAGGGCTTGAAGCTTTCCGACGTGGAGGACTTCCCCTTCCTCTCGCCGCCGCCGGCCAAGGCCATCAACGACGGCTACGCCCTGCTGCAGGAGCTGGGGGCCCTGGACGACGACAAGCGCCTCACCGGCATCGGCCACGGCCTGGCCAAGCTGCCCCTGGACCCGCGCATCGCCCGCATGATCGTGGCCGGCCGGGACAACGGCTGCCTGCGCGAGCTGTTGGTGATCGCTGCCGCCCTGTCGGTGCAGGACCCTCGGGACCGGCCCCAGGACAAGCTCCAGGCCGCCGACGAGCGCCACCGCCGCATCATGTTCAAGACCGGCGACGATAAACAGGAGTCTTCCGAATTCCTCGCCTGGCTGTCCCTGTGGCAGTGGTACCAGGAGCAGGCCAAGCACCTTTCCCACCGCAAGCTGGCCCAGGCCTGCCAGGACCACTTCCTCTCGCCGCTGCGCATGCGCGAGTGGCGCGAGGTGCACAGCCAACTGCACGCCCTGGTGGGGGAGGCGGGCTGGAAGGAGAACGACATCCCCGGCGCCTACGCCGCCATCCACAAGGCCCTGCTCTCCGGCCTGCTCGGCAACATCGGCTGCAAGGCCGAGGACGCCGAGAAAGGCGGCCACTACCTGGGCGCCCGGGGCATCAAGTTCCTCATCCACCCCGGCTCGGCCCTGCAGAAGAAGGCCGGGCGCTGGATCATGGCCGCCGAGCTGACCGAGACCACCAAGCTCTATGCCCGCTGCGTGGCCAAGATCGAGCCGGAGTGGCTGGAGGAGGTGGGTGCCCACCTGATCCGGCGCAGCCAGTTCGAGCCCCATTGGGAAAAGAAGCCGATGCAGGTGGTGGCCTTCGAGCGGGCCACCCTGTACGGGGTGGTGGTCAATCCGCGCAAGCGCATCCACTACGGCCCCCTGGACCCCAAGGCAGCCCGGGAGATCTTCATCCGCGACGGCCTGGTGGCCGGCGAGATCGATGAGGCCTACGTCCGCCGCTGGCCCTTCTACCAGCACAACCGCAAGCTGATCGCCGAGATCGAGACCCTGGAGCACAAGCAGCGCCGCCAGGACGTGCTGGTGGACGATGAGCTGATCTTCGCCTTCTACGACCACCTGATCCCCGCGGGCATCTACAACGGCGCCGGCTTCGACGCCTGGCGCAAGGAGGCCGAGGCCGCCGACCCCAAGGTGCTGTTCCTGAAGAAGGACGACTTGATGCGCCACGAGGCGGCCGGGGTGACCACCGACGCCTTCCCGCCCACGGTCAAGATCGGCGGCATCGAGTACAAGCTCGCCTACCACTTCGAACCGGGTAACCCCCGGGATGGGGTGACCCTGACCCTACCCCTGGCCCAGCTCAATGCCATTTCCGCCACCCGGGGCGAGTGGCTGGTGCCCGGTCTGCTCAAGGACAAGGTGGTGCAGCTGGTGAAAACCCTGCCCCAGAAGATCCGCGCCAAGCTGGTGCCGGTGCCGGACTTCGCCGACGAGTTCGTCGCCGCCTGCGGTGCGGACGAGAAGAAGCTCAACTTCGGCCTGCTGCCGGCCCTGATCGACTTCATCCACGCCACCCGCGGGCTCAACGCCCGGGGCTGGGTGGTGACCCCGGACGCCTTCCGCCCCGACACCCTGCCGCCCCACCTGGCCATGAACTACAAGCTGGTGGACGAGCACGGCCGCCAGCTGGCCATGAGCCGCAGCCTCACCGAGCTGCGCGCCGAGTGGGGCCGGGAGGCCAAGCAGGAGTTCTCCAACCTGCACGAGGCGCCCTCCGAATACACCGGGCTCACCGACTGGACCTTCGGCGAGCTGCCGGAGCTGCTCGAAGTGCGCGCCGGCGGCCAGACCGTGGTCGGCTACCCGGGGCTCAAGGACGAGGGCGAAACGGTGTCGCTCGCCGTGTTCGACTCGCCGGAAGAGGCCGCCACGGTGCACCGCCAGGGCCTGCGTCGGCTGTTCCAGCTGCAATTCAAGGAGCAGGTGAAGTACTTCGAGAAGAACATCCCGGGCCTGACCCAGATGGCCATGCAGTACATGGCCCTGGGCAGCCAGGAGGAGCTGCGCGACCAGATCATCGCCGTCACCTTCGAGCGCGCCTGCCTGCCCGCCGGCGACCCGCTGCCCGCTTCCGAGGCCGAGTTCCGCGCCCGCTGCGCCGAGGCCAAGAGCCGCCTCGGCCTGCTGCTCCAGGAAGTGGCCCGACTGGCCGGCCAGGTGCTCAGCGAGTGGCAGACCCTGGCCAAGAAGCTGCCCGGCTTCAAGGCCTTCCCGGCGGTGGTGGCGGACATCGAGGCCCAGGTGAAGCGGCTGATGGGCAAGCGCTTCGTGGCGGACACCCCCTTCGAGCGCCTGCAGCACTTCCCCCGCTACCTCAAGGCCGCCCAGCTGCGCCTGGACAAGCTCAAGGCCGACCCGGCCCGGGACGCCCGCAACCTGGCGGACTACGCGCCGTTGTGGACCAACTACGAGCGCCGCGCCCTGCAACTGGCCAAGCAGGGGGTTGCCGACCCGCAACTGGTGCAGTTCCGCTGGCTGCTCGAAGAGTTGCGGGTGAACCTGTTCGCCCAGGAACTGCGCACCCCGGTGCCGGTGTCGGTGAAACGGTTACAGAAGCAGTGGGAGGGAATCCAGTATGGTTGA
- a CDS encoding EI24 domain-containing protein, which produces MADVLLALARSFASLSRGGVWAAILGPAILALLIWIVLAFAFLGVVIDWLALQPPLSWLSGWGVAWLAHLLAAIGGWVVILAAAYLTAVVIAATVILPLLLRLLARSDYRDVAPLGRDSFIASTVNSLVAVAGYLGGWLVTLPLWLIPGAALILPIMLLAWLNRRTFAFDALAAHATPAEWQEIKRRHGGSFYLLGLILAFAAHVPLLGLFVPSFTALAYVHLGLEVLRRLRRGAVMEGEVVNVTIEGSGGPDGPDGKVRVIQGELL; this is translated from the coding sequence ATGGCTGACGTTCTGCTCGCCCTGGCGCGCAGCTTCGCCTCCCTGTCCCGGGGCGGCGTGTGGGCCGCCATCCTCGGTCCAGCGATCCTGGCGCTGCTGATCTGGATCGTCCTGGCCTTCGCCTTTCTCGGCGTGGTGATCGACTGGCTGGCGCTCCAGCCGCCCCTGTCCTGGCTCTCCGGCTGGGGCGTGGCCTGGCTGGCCCACCTGCTGGCGGCCATTGGCGGCTGGGTGGTGATCCTGGCCGCGGCCTATCTGACCGCCGTGGTCATCGCCGCCACGGTCATCCTGCCCCTGCTGCTGCGCCTGCTGGCGCGCAGCGACTACCGGGACGTGGCGCCCCTGGGGCGCGACAGCTTTATCGCTTCCACGGTCAACAGCCTGGTGGCGGTGGCCGGCTACCTGGGCGGCTGGCTGGTGACCCTGCCCCTGTGGCTGATCCCGGGCGCCGCCCTGATCCTGCCGATCATGCTGCTGGCCTGGCTCAACCGCCGCACCTTCGCCTTCGACGCCCTGGCGGCCCACGCCACCCCGGCCGAATGGCAGGAGATCAAGCGCCGCCATGGCGGCAGCTTCTACCTGCTCGGCCTGATCCTGGCTTTTGCCGCCCATGTGCCGCTGCTCGGCCTGTTCGTGCCCTCGTTTACCGCCCTGGCCTACGTCCATCTCGGCCTGGAAGTGTTGCGCCGCCTGCGTCGCGGCGCGGTGATGGAGGGCGAGGTGGTGAACGTGACCATCGAGGGCAGCGGTGGTCCAGACGGTCCGGACGGCAAGGTCCGGGTCATTCAAGGAGAATTGTTGTGA
- the lptA gene encoding lipopolysaccharide transport periplasmic protein LptA, whose translation MTATFHSSRPVLLLSLALALHMLMATAPARAEKADKEKPVNLEADRVSADDARKVYTFEGNVRLVQGTMSLLADRVVVTQDESGFQKGVAYGLNGKLAKFRQKREGKDEWIDGEAERIDHDAKTDTTELFIRAWVKSGQDEVRGPYIRYDALTEQYLVASAPGAKPTASGTAPGAAPAGRVRAILQPKGKGADTAAPTGTTKGDGLPLKSAPTVNTDR comes from the coding sequence ATGACCGCCACCTTCCACTCCAGCCGCCCCGTCCTCCTCCTTTCCTTGGCGCTGGCCCTGCACATGCTGATGGCCACGGCACCGGCCCGCGCCGAGAAGGCCGACAAGGAAAAACCGGTCAACCTCGAAGCCGACCGGGTCAGCGCCGACGATGCGCGCAAGGTCTACACCTTCGAAGGCAACGTCCGGCTGGTGCAGGGCACCATGAGCCTGCTCGCCGACCGGGTGGTGGTGACCCAGGATGAAAGCGGTTTCCAGAAGGGGGTCGCCTACGGCCTCAACGGCAAGCTGGCCAAGTTCCGGCAAAAGCGCGAAGGCAAGGACGAGTGGATCGACGGCGAGGCCGAGCGCATCGATCACGACGCCAAGACCGACACCACAGAACTGTTCATCCGCGCCTGGGTCAAGTCCGGCCAGGACGAGGTGCGCGGCCCCTACATCCGCTACGACGCCCTGACCGAGCAATACCTGGTGGCGTCGGCGCCGGGCGCCAAGCCCACCGCCAGCGGCACGGCCCCGGGGGCCGCCCCCGCCGGCCGGGTACGGGCCATCCTCCAGCCCAAGGGCAAGGGCGCCGACACCGCCGCGCCGACGGGAACAACCAAGGGCGATGGTCTGCCGCTGAAATCGGCGCCGACGGTCAACACCGACCGCTGA
- a CDS encoding phasin family protein: MSTQQNLEQLKAAQKVNAEVLLELTRSTFDSIERLSALNIETARELLNASVAQSSTLLAAKDVQEAARLQTTLAQPNLELLTNYYRKLYELVTELQKDATHVVESHYNHLSKNASAAIEKSTASAPGGDVVEAALKSILSASTQVFDNMTKAAKQFADIADANVKAASTATSKAVSSATKASAAKK; the protein is encoded by the coding sequence ATGTCGACGCAACAAAATCTTGAACAACTGAAGGCTGCCCAGAAGGTCAACGCCGAGGTTCTCCTCGAGCTGACCCGTTCCACCTTCGACAGCATCGAGCGCCTGTCCGCGCTGAATATCGAAACCGCCCGCGAATTGCTGAACGCCTCGGTGGCCCAGAGCAGCACCCTGCTCGCCGCCAAGGACGTGCAGGAAGCCGCCCGTCTGCAGACCACCTTGGCCCAGCCCAACCTGGAGCTGCTGACCAACTACTACCGCAAGCTCTACGAGCTGGTCACCGAATTGCAGAAGGACGCCACCCACGTGGTCGAGTCCCACTATAACCACCTGTCGAAGAACGCTTCCGCGGCCATCGAGAAGAGCACCGCCAGCGCCCCAGGCGGTGACGTGGTCGAAGCGGCACTGAAGTCCATCCTGTCGGCCTCCACCCAGGTGTTCGACAACATGACCAAGGCCGCCAAGCAGTTCGCCGACATCGCCGACGCCAACGTCAAGGCCGCATCCACCGCCACCAGCAAGGCCGTGAGCAGCGCCACCAAGGCCAGCGCCGCGAAAAAATAA
- a CDS encoding phasin family protein: protein MYMFATPEQFAAANKVTVDALLTIANTALASAERVAALNLHTARALIEDSVSSTKTLLGAKDVQELVSLQAALAQPNVEKAVAYSRSVYEISAQTQEEVSKVFEAQLTEFNKAIGGVLDKVSKNAPAGSDVAVAAVKSAIAAANSAFDSVNKAAKQVAEIAEANVAAATNATVKAVGAAGKKKAA, encoded by the coding sequence ATGTACATGTTCGCCACCCCCGAGCAATTCGCCGCTGCCAACAAGGTCACCGTGGACGCCCTGCTGACCATCGCCAACACCGCCCTGGCTTCCGCCGAGCGCGTTGCCGCCCTGAACCTGCACACTGCCCGCGCCCTGATCGAGGACAGCGTGTCCAGCACCAAGACCCTGCTGGGTGCCAAGGACGTGCAGGAGCTGGTTTCCCTGCAAGCCGCCCTGGCGCAGCCCAACGTGGAAAAGGCCGTGGCCTACTCCCGCAGCGTCTATGAAATCAGCGCCCAGACCCAGGAAGAAGTGTCCAAGGTCTTCGAAGCCCAGCTGACCGAGTTCAACAAGGCCATCGGCGGCGTGCTGGACAAAGTGTCCAAGAACGCCCCGGCCGGTTCCGACGTGGCCGTGGCCGCCGTCAAGTCCGCCATCGCCGCTGCCAACTCCGCTTTCGACAGCGTGAACAAGGCTGCCAAGCAAGTGGCCGAGATCGCCGAAGCCAACGTGGCTGCCGCCACCAACGCCACCGTCAAGGCGGTCGGCGCTGCCGGCAAGAAAAAAGCCGCCTAA
- a CDS encoding competence/damage-inducible protein A: MSDVVTTPGAGDVPAPSRTIGAFIIGDEILSGKRQDKHFAKLTELLAARGLRLSWVQYLGDDRARLTEAFRRSLASGDLVFSCGGIGNTPDDHTRQAVAAALGVPLELHPEAEALIRGRFGAEATEKRLLLGTFPAGTGIIPNPVNQIPGFFVRDHYFVPGFPQMAWPMIEWALDSRHRDLHRPVELVDRALLLTGPGAYESNLLELMERIVAAYPDLRLFSLPSMAENGERRHLELGVEGLAPRVAAAMDEILAEVKARNIAWTWRP, encoded by the coding sequence GTGAGCGACGTTGTTACCACGCCTGGCGCTGGGGATGTTCCGGCACCGTCCCGGACCATCGGCGCCTTCATCATCGGCGACGAGATCCTGTCCGGCAAACGCCAGGACAAGCACTTTGCCAAGCTGACCGAGCTCCTCGCCGCCCGGGGGCTGCGCCTGTCCTGGGTGCAGTACCTGGGGGACGACCGGGCGCGCCTCACCGAAGCCTTCCGGCGCAGCCTGGCCTCCGGCGACCTGGTCTTTTCCTGCGGCGGCATCGGCAACACCCCGGACGATCATACCCGCCAGGCGGTGGCCGCCGCCCTGGGCGTGCCCCTGGAACTGCATCCCGAGGCCGAGGCCCTGATCCGCGGCCGCTTCGGCGCCGAGGCGACGGAAAAGCGCCTGCTGCTCGGCACCTTCCCGGCCGGCACGGGCATCATCCCCAACCCGGTGAACCAGATTCCCGGCTTCTTCGTGCGCGACCACTATTTCGTGCCCGGCTTTCCCCAGATGGCCTGGCCGATGATCGAGTGGGCCCTGGACTCCCGCCACCGCGACCTGCACCGCCCCGTGGAACTGGTGGACCGGGCCCTGCTACTGACCGGCCCCGGCGCCTACGAGAGCAACCTGCTGGAGCTGATGGAACGCATCGTCGCCGCCTACCCGGACCTGCGCCTGTTCTCGTTGCCGTCCATGGCCGAAAACGGCGAGCGGCGCCACCTGGAGCTGGGCGTCGAAGGCCTGGCGCCCCGGGTGGCGGCGGCCATGGACGAAATCCTGGCCGAGGTGAAGGCGCGCAACATCGCCTGGACCTGGCGGCCCTGA